A section of the Drosophila sechellia strain sech25 chromosome 3L, ASM438219v1, whole genome shotgun sequence genome encodes:
- the LOC6606040 gene encoding uncharacterized protein LOC6606040 isoform X1 has translation MAMSPVLDAAAKAAGRDLNGNAASATAASTATPTPTAAAAAATTPRKTKKTIINWLVNSDSENNNRPTCDKAGKDNPNPNQNPNSQANPNENCICESRAFRDFRGVQTLRLLWSRRIKSASEDQCHSPVHCHTSSSSSLGTLKKLNKSVSCLVNAFNNSRDCATPEKTLAKRAASLHNLQDSQAKNKQLHREKDNFYKYKNAEQAKMQAKLRSSADEAILNASETRAKRDDSGGLPEVKSYNLNTLSAADKVAKVAKGEAKTQRRVEEPVGEAEVEVEVEVELRAKRERNRLQGLSLSAASAQSGGSSESLQTTTTTSSTPTHSSVTSSTGRSGGRRKYSFKTHAGKSYHQHHHPSRRTSNMDSSSGGISMVAKLTHQFNEIIQKDAKLLEQVKRNNGVWISRGTHVYKIVEKPASEGKGLPNAEVNRISTVQRNIKKFERLEKPSVPLKSEQLMRKHLELMRGSSLPRGPRIKRNLKLPPGSVGIPELAIVSEELKTPTSEEQAKQPKSVQNESLPNHPEELNQSNDRPSDELAVILGEEGAEEELRQKQRKHKYASIYEKLRFTFAKGRKSASPSPTKGQIREEVAIDEEPVKENTSEDMVTRKEDFTLELPKEVIPSAEDLEDSSHALLISPCFEADAKILDALEAVDQKLKVLNPLNDVTTADGERELLLAANDDFEQRILPNSSFVYQAANKQYSNNQILLNQAVNVTLVNAIEGEQMIMEQKQLMKVRDLELPEKGEDQPLKTAEKSLEKNETLEPESLYEPITPVMDETKTKAQTSSLFKIYTKKSEIVEDIYQTVEEASTVEVKTNNWLEGYESIAGSQEARPLTYDGYESFAPEEVVTTLTTPSATGTLGRNTRDELPELPKPKRVLNKSPIPMRPAPPNPEAKESEEDDNIYDTIKGCYDSMHCKATSHSSSGEATLTTDTISLSSNCYESISHIRRSRVATTQNHGQGSAGSCIQLSSSGSTLTISSDHKTNSLYESSLAAAGCVVYGSASVGCRSSLGSSAGSRDSGKPGDKRSSIAGSSDNSDAWVDISDGEIGHTTMEATTNEAQFIVVRERFKPHRTRSPDWSKRIRDKRLQQKKAISCIEDDSDHYYETLSPLGNKRHSTQLVRQSQDGNRSGGVRSSHRRSKNHSASAHTLGEHVVISDDYDSFETDSDDHGDGEPDLRLKNHNDSGVDMCNHLLPKPPPPQNQVYEFVRKFKDFISSKKSPKGSQQKLYENTPASTLFYVESSKRTEDVYENIEYGPERNPAPGTKGHHEQAPVLRAKQKNGKSLRSRLRKSLVGSSFDTKQLSSLAPTRSTFYVEDPEGSLPALPLEPEIHGSGELDSGFSDKNCTPLPEAQKFSTVARKAKKEAKANRRRTTIGLRPHDPPPPPPPMTGSKSPSDPERDLDAEQTTSWYAECGVFKQATNGAVSPRGDEPVTPTPSGHGGVSSWYAESGLYQTSGVSVASSSGSSGVSTGNEAGLGDELSSEPHSLFSNEPLYQMYSAAKLESITRDLEAHGSSDGYEEIGQQAKAKPEPLVKPRPTALQLVEPKNGPSRTLWSEIPEVIHSCKLPTLTSRERSLQEAKFEIITSEASYLKSLNLLRRHFMNHNAFLDSSVLSAKDRKALFSYIVPVHECSERLLTELEACWQDNIMLLGLSRCIYEIAERHFHVYVAFCEHQGRMDRTLRRLKESKESLAFQQHLERLEASPSCCGLNLHSFLMLPMQRITRLPLLIDAVFSKESPLNREEYESWKLTLALVQKVVGQCNEAANRWEQAFELERIARQLEFPSHVRALAIAPVGVPRAGAKPRFLVKRGELTHLLWRGEDAKLTFGKRLTKISIYAFLFSDLLLLCKRRGESCFSVFDYCPRSMLTLAAGDSLPQLPTKDLKDQAGKNLILMTLLENCDRKTVELLLSCPSVSDQQRWLQAMRPPEAETPGEKLYESWDCPQVVAKHSYESDEPDVLQLELGDVVNVSRKLPDGWYQGERIRDGAVGWFPGSYTEELNSAHVRARNLKQRHRLLTFTATYLESQKSK, from the exons ATGGCGATGTCACCTGTCTTGGATGCGGCTGCCAAAGCCGCTGGCCGTGATCTCAATGGCAATGCAGCaagtgcaacagcagcatcaacagcaacaccaacaccaactgcagcagcagcagcagcaaccacacCGCGCAAAACGAAAAAGACAATTATCAATTGGCTGGTGAATAGTGACAGTGAGAACAACAATCGGCCGACGTGCGATAAAGCCGGCAAAGATAATCCAAATCCGAATCAAAATCCGAATAGCCAAGCAAATCCGAATGAAAACTGCATCTGTGAGTCGCGGGCATTTCGCGATTTCCGTGGCGTGCAAACCTTGCGATTGTTGTGGAGCAGGCGCATCAAAAGTGCCAGCGAGGATCAATGTCACTCCCCAGTCCACTGCcacacctcctcctcctcctcgctgggcacattaaaaaagttaaataaaagcGTTAGCTGTCTGGTTAACGCCTTTAATAACTCGCGTGATTGCGCCACGCCGGAAAAAACGCTGGCAAAACGCGCGGCCAGTTTGCACAATTTGCAGGATTCGCAGGCGAAGAATAAGCAATTGCATAGGGAAAAAGATAACTTCTACAAGTACAAAAACGCCGAGCAGGCCAAAATGCAGGCCAAGTTAAGAAGCAGCGCCGACGAGGCGATTTTAAACGCCAGCGAAACGCGCGCGAAACGTGACGACAGCGGTGGTTTACCTGAAGTCAAATCGTATAATTTGAACACCTTATCAGCCGCAGATAAGGTTGCAAAAGTGGCGAAGGGGGAAGCTAAGACGCAGAGGAGGGTGGAGGAGCCGGTGGGAGAggcggaggtggaggtggaggtggaggtggagctCCGAGCCAAACGGGAGCGCAATCGCCTTCAGGGTCTCAGTCTCAGCGCGGCGAGCGCCCAAAGTGGGGGCAGCAGCGAATCGCTTCAAACCACCACTACCACCTCCTCCACGCCCACCCACAGCAGCGTGACGTCATCGACGGGTCGGTCGGGCGGACGTCGCAAGTATAGCTTTAAAACCCATGCCGGCAAGTCATATCATCAGCACCATCATCCGTCGCGCAGAACTAGCAACATGGATTCCTCAAGTGGTGGTATTAGTATGGTGGCCAAACTTACCCATCAGTTCAACGAGATTATCCAAAAGGATGCAAAACTACTGGAGCAGGTCAAGCGGAACAATGGCGTTTGGATATCCCGGGGCACCCATGTCTACAAGATCGTGGAGAAACCAGCGTCAGAGGGAAAGGGATTACCTAACGCCGAGGTAAATCGCATCTCGACCGTTCAGCGAAATATCAAAAAGTTCGAGAGGCTGGAGAAGCCGAGTGTGCCCTTGAAGAGTGAACAGCTGATGCGGAAACATCTCGAACTGATGAGGGGCAGTAGTCTTCCGCGGGGTCCGCGAATCAAAAGGAATCTCAAGCTACCACCGGGTAGTGTGGGCATTCCAGAACTGGCGATAGTCAGCGAGGAATTGAAGACTCCTACTTCCGAAGAGCAAGCTAAGCAACCAAAGTCAGTCCAAAATGAATCACTGCCCAATCATCCCGAAGAACTGAATCAGTCGAATGACAGACCCAGTGATGAGTTGGCTGTAATTTTGGGGGAGGAAGGCGCCGAGGAGGAGCTGCGTCAGAAGCAGCGGAAGCACAAGTATGCCTCTATATACGAGAAACTCCGATTCACCTTCGCGAAAGGTAGAAAATCAGCGAGTCCCTCACCCACGAAGGGCCAAATCCGGGAGGAAGTAGCCATAGATGAAGAGCCCGTCAAGGAAAACACATCCGAAGATATGGTTACTCGGAAAGAAGATTTCACATTGGAACTTCCCAAAGAGGTAATACCTAGCGCAGAAGACCTAGAAGATTCCTCACACGCCCTGCTTATATCCCCGTGCTTTGAAGCCGATGCCAAAATCCTGGACGCCCTTGAGGCAGTGGATCAAAAGTTAAAGGTGCTCAACCCCCTCAACGATGTGACCACCGCAGACGGAGAGCGGGAGCTCCTCCTGGCCGCCAACGATGACTTCGAGCAGCGCATCCTGCCCAATAGCTCCTTTGTTTACCAGGCGGCCAACAAGCAGTACTCGAATAACCAAATTCTGCTGAACCAGGCTGTCAATGTTACCCTAGTGAATGCCATCGAGGGTGAGCAGATGATTATGGAGCAGAAGCAACTGATGAAGGTCAGAGATTTGGAACTCCCGGAGAAGGGCGAAGATCAACCCCTTAAGACAGCGGAAAAATCGCTAGAGAAGAACGAAACCCTGGAGCCCGAATCCCTCTACGAACCCATCACACCTGTTATGGATGAAACCAAGACTAAAGCCCAGACATCCAGCCTCTTTAAAATATACACCAAGAAATCAGAGATTGTGGAGGACATATACCAAACGGTTGAGGAGGCATCCACTGTCGAGGTGAAGACGAATAATTGGCTGGAGGGCTACGAATCAATAGCTGGATCCCAGGAGGCACGTCCCTTGACGTACGATGGCTACGAGTCCTTCGCCCCGGAAGAGGTGGTAACTACACTCACTACTCCATCAGCCACTGGCACATTGGGCCGGAATACCCGCGATGAGTTGCCGGAACTGCCGAAGCCCAAGAGAGTACTCAACAAATCACCCATTCCCATGCGACCAGCACCTCCAAACCCAGAAGCCAAAGAGTCGGAAGAGGATGATAATATATACGACACCATCAAGGGCTGCTACGATTCCATGCACTGCAAGGCAACCTCCCACTCGTCCAGTGGAGAAGCCACACTCACCACGGACACCATTTCCCTGAGTTCCAACTGCTACGAGAGTATCTCCCACATCCGGAGAAGCCGAGTGGCAACTACTCAGAATCATGGCCAGGGTTCGGCGGGCAGTTGCATCCAACTCTCGAGCAGCGGCTCCACATTGACCATCTCCTCGGATCACAAGACCAACAGCCTCTATGAATCCTCTCTGGCGGCCGCCGGATGCGTGGTCTACGGAAGTGCCAGTGTGGGATGCAGGTCGTCCTTGGGCAGTAGTGCCGGAAGCAGGGACAGCGGAAAGCCCGGCGATAAGAGATCCTCCATAGCCGGCTCCAGTGACAACAGCGATGCCTGGGTGGACATTTCGGATGGGGAGATTGGCCACACGACGATGGAGGCGACCACCAACGAGGCCCAGTTCATTGt TGTAAGGGAAAGGTTTAAGCCACATCGCACCCGGAGTCCAGATTGGTCGAAACGCATCAGAGACAAAAGACTGCAACAGAAGAAGGCGATAAGCTGCATAGAGG ATGACTCAGACCACTACTACGAGACCCTGTCGCCACTCGGAAACAAACGCCATTCAACACAGCTGGTGCGGCAGAGCCAGGATGGAAATCGGAGCGGAGGGGTGCGTTCCTCGCACCGCCGGAGCAAGAACCACTCGGCATCCGCACACACATTGGGCGAGCACGTGGTCATCTCGGATGATTACGACTCCTTTGAGACGGACAGCGATGATCACGGCGATGGTGAACCCGACCTGCGGCTAAAAAAC CACAATGACAGCGGCGTGGACATGTGCAACCATCTCCTGCCAAAGCCACCTCCTCCGCAGAACCAGGTATATGAGTTCGTGCGCAAATTCAAGGACTTCATATCCAGCAAGAAATCTCCCAAGGGAAGTCAGCAAAAGCTGTACGAGAATACCCCGGCCTCCACGCTATTCTACGTGGAGTCCAGCAAACGAACGGAGGACGTTTACGAAAACATTGAATACGGACCAGAGCGGAATCCAGCTCCCGGAACCAAGGGCCACCACGAGCAGGCTCCGGTTCTGAGGGCCAAACAGAAAAACGGCAAGAGCCTTCGCTCCCGTCTTCGTAAAAGTCTGGTCGGCTCTAGCTTCGATACCAAGCAGCTCTCCTCGCTGGCACCTACACGAAGCACCTTCTACGTGGAGGACCCCGAGGGATCATTGCCAGCTTTGCCATTAGAGCCAGAGATCCACGGTTCCGGAGAACTGGACTCGGGCTTCTCGGACAAGAATTGCACACCCTTGCCAGAGGCACAGAAATTCTCAACGGTTGCCCGCAAGGCCAAGAAGGAGGCGAAGGCCAACAGGCGTCGCACCACCATTGGTCTGCGACCGCACGatccgccgccgcctccaccGCCAATGACCGGCAGCAAATCTCCCTCGGACCCGGAGCGTGACCTGGATGCTGAGCAGACTACTTCCTGGTACGCCGAGTGCGGCGTCTTTAAGCAGGCCACCAATGGTGCTGTGTCCCCGAGGGGCGATGAACCCGTCACACCCACGCCTAGTGGTCACGGAGGCGTTAGTTCGTGGTACGCGGAATCGGGTCTCTACCAAACCAGCGGCGTATCAGTGGCCAGCTCCAGCGGCAGCTCCGGCGTGTCCACCGGCAATGAGGCGGGCCTGGGCGACGAGTTGTCCTCGGAGCCACATAGTCTGTTCTCCAATGAACCTCTATACCAGATGTATAGCGCAGCCAAGCTGGAG TCGATCACTCGCGACCTGGAGGCGCATGGATCCTCAGATGGCTACGAGGAGATTGGCCAGCAAGCTAAGGCGAAGCCCGAGCCACTGGTTAAGCCAAGACCCACTGCCCTGCAGTTGGTGGAGCCCAAGAACGGTCCTTCTCGCACCCTGTGGAGCGAAATTCCCGAAGTCATACACTCTTGCAAACTGC CCACTTTGACCAGTCGGGAGCGCAGTCTGCAGGAGGCCAAGTTCGAGATCATCACCTCAGAGGCCAGTTACCTAAAGTCGCTTAACCTGCTGCGCCGTCACTTCATGAATCACAACGCATTCTTGGACTCATCCGTGTTGAGTGCCAAGGACCGGAAAGCACTGTTCTCCTACATTGTGCCCGTGCACGAATGCTCAGAGCGATTGCTCACGGAACTGGAGGCCTGCTGGCAGGACAACATCATGCTGCTGGGACTGAGTCGCTGCATCTACGAGATCGCCGAGCGGCACTTCCATGTTTACGTGGCCTTCTGTGAGCATCAGGGCAGAATGGATAGAACTCTGCGCCGCCTTAAAGAGTCCAAAGAATCTCTGGCCTTCCAGCAGCACCTGGAGCGGCTGGAGGCGAGTCCCAGCTGCTGCGGTCTCAATCTGCACTCCTTCCTGATGCTGCCCATGCAAAGGATCACCCGCCTGCCGCTCCTGATCGATGCAGTGTTTAGCAAGGAGTCACCGCTGAATCGCGAGGAATACGAGAGCTGGAAGTTGACGCTCGCTCTCGTCCAGAAGGTAGTGGGTCAGTGCAATGAGGCGGCCAACCGCTGGGAGCAGGCATTTGAGCTGGAGCGGATTGCGCGCCAGCTGGAGTTTCCCTCCCATGTGCGAGCGCTGGCCATAGCACCGGTGGGAGTGCCGAGGGCGGGAGCCAAGCCGCGTTTCCTGGTAAAACGAGGCGAGTTGACGCATCTGCTGTGGCGTGGCGAGGATGCCAAATTGACCTTCGGCAAGCGCCTGACGAAGATCAGCATATACGCCTTCCTCTTTTCGGATCTTCTGTTGCTCTGCAAGCGTCGTGGTGAATCCTGCTTCAGTGTTTTCGACTATTGCCCCCGGAGCATGCTCACCCTCGCCGCCGGCGATTCGCTGCCCCAACTTCCAACCAAGGACCTGAAGGACCAAGCCGGCAAGAACCTCATTCTGATGACGCTGCTCGAGAACTGCGACCGCAAGACCGTCGAGCTG TTGCTGTCTTGCCCCTCGGTGTCCGACCAGCAGCGCTGGCTGCAGGCCATGAGACCGCCCGAGGCGGAGACGCCCGGCGAGAAGCTCTACGAGTCCTGGGACTGTCCTCAGGTGGTGGCTAAGCACAGCTATGAGTCCGACGAGCCAGACGTTCTTCAACTGGAACTGGGCGACGTCGTCAATGTTTCCCGCAAACTGCCCGACG GCTGGTACCAGGGCGAAAGGATACGAGATGGAGCCGTAGGTTGGTTCCCTGGAAGCTACACCGAGGAACTGAATTCAGCCCATGTCCGAGCGCGGAATCTGAAGCAGCGGCACCGTTTGCTCACCTTTACTGCCACTTACCTAGAGTCCCAAAAGAGCAAGTGA
- the LOC6606040 gene encoding uncharacterized protein LOC6606040 isoform X2, producing the protein MAMSPVLDAAAKAAGRDLNGNAASATAASTATPTPTAAAAAATTPRKTKKTIINWLVNSDSENNNRPTCDKAGKDNPNPNQNPNSQANPNENCICESRAFRDFRGVQTLRLLWSRRIKSASEDQCHSPVHCHTSSSSSLGTLKKLNKSVSCLVNAFNNSRDCATPEKTLAKRAASLHNLQDSQAKNKQLHREKDNFYKYKNAEQAKMQAKLRSSADEAILNASETRAKRDDSGGLPEVKSYNLNTLSAADKVAKVAKGEAKTQRRVEEPVGEAEVEVEVEVELRAKRERNRLQGLSLSAASAQSGGSSESLQTTTTTSSTPTHSSVTSSTGRSGGRRKYSFKTHAGKSYHQHHHPSRRTSNMDSSSGGISMVAKLTHQFNEIIQKDAKLLEQVKRNNGVWISRGTHVYKIVEKPASEGKGLPNAEVNRISTVQRNIKKFERLEKPSVPLKSEQLMRKHLELMRGSSLPRGPRIKRNLKLPPGSVGIPELAIVSEELKTPTSEEQAKQPKSVQNESLPNHPEELNQSNDRPSDELAVILGEEGAEEELRQKQRKHKYASIYEKLRFTFAKGRKSASPSPTKGQIREEVAIDEEPVKENTSEDMVTRKEDFTLELPKEVIPSAEDLEDSSHALLISPCFEADAKILDALEAVDQKLKVLNPLNDVTTADGERELLLAANDDFEQRILPNSSFVYQAANKQYSNNQILLNQAVNVTLVNAIEGEQMIMEQKQLMKVRDLELPEKGEDQPLKTAEKSLEKNETLEPESLYEPITPVMDETKTKAQTSSLFKIYTKKSEIVEDIYQTVEEASTVEVKTNNWLEGYESIAGSQEARPLTYDGYESFAPEEVVTTLTTPSATGTLGRNTRDELPELPKPKRVLNKSPIPMRPAPPNPEAKESEEDDNIYDTIKGCYDSMHCKATSHSSSGEATLTTDTISLSSNCYESISHIRRSRVATTQNHGQGSAGSCIQLSSSGSTLTISSDHKTNSLYESSLAAAGCVVYGSASVGCRSSLGSSAGSRDSGKPGDKRSSIAGSSDNSDAWVDISDGEIGHTTMEATTNEAQFIVVRERFKPHRTRSPDWSKRIRDKRLQQKKAISCIEARTPLHWSFL; encoded by the exons ATGGCGATGTCACCTGTCTTGGATGCGGCTGCCAAAGCCGCTGGCCGTGATCTCAATGGCAATGCAGCaagtgcaacagcagcatcaacagcaacaccaacaccaactgcagcagcagcagcagcaaccacacCGCGCAAAACGAAAAAGACAATTATCAATTGGCTGGTGAATAGTGACAGTGAGAACAACAATCGGCCGACGTGCGATAAAGCCGGCAAAGATAATCCAAATCCGAATCAAAATCCGAATAGCCAAGCAAATCCGAATGAAAACTGCATCTGTGAGTCGCGGGCATTTCGCGATTTCCGTGGCGTGCAAACCTTGCGATTGTTGTGGAGCAGGCGCATCAAAAGTGCCAGCGAGGATCAATGTCACTCCCCAGTCCACTGCcacacctcctcctcctcctcgctgggcacattaaaaaagttaaataaaagcGTTAGCTGTCTGGTTAACGCCTTTAATAACTCGCGTGATTGCGCCACGCCGGAAAAAACGCTGGCAAAACGCGCGGCCAGTTTGCACAATTTGCAGGATTCGCAGGCGAAGAATAAGCAATTGCATAGGGAAAAAGATAACTTCTACAAGTACAAAAACGCCGAGCAGGCCAAAATGCAGGCCAAGTTAAGAAGCAGCGCCGACGAGGCGATTTTAAACGCCAGCGAAACGCGCGCGAAACGTGACGACAGCGGTGGTTTACCTGAAGTCAAATCGTATAATTTGAACACCTTATCAGCCGCAGATAAGGTTGCAAAAGTGGCGAAGGGGGAAGCTAAGACGCAGAGGAGGGTGGAGGAGCCGGTGGGAGAggcggaggtggaggtggaggtggaggtggagctCCGAGCCAAACGGGAGCGCAATCGCCTTCAGGGTCTCAGTCTCAGCGCGGCGAGCGCCCAAAGTGGGGGCAGCAGCGAATCGCTTCAAACCACCACTACCACCTCCTCCACGCCCACCCACAGCAGCGTGACGTCATCGACGGGTCGGTCGGGCGGACGTCGCAAGTATAGCTTTAAAACCCATGCCGGCAAGTCATATCATCAGCACCATCATCCGTCGCGCAGAACTAGCAACATGGATTCCTCAAGTGGTGGTATTAGTATGGTGGCCAAACTTACCCATCAGTTCAACGAGATTATCCAAAAGGATGCAAAACTACTGGAGCAGGTCAAGCGGAACAATGGCGTTTGGATATCCCGGGGCACCCATGTCTACAAGATCGTGGAGAAACCAGCGTCAGAGGGAAAGGGATTACCTAACGCCGAGGTAAATCGCATCTCGACCGTTCAGCGAAATATCAAAAAGTTCGAGAGGCTGGAGAAGCCGAGTGTGCCCTTGAAGAGTGAACAGCTGATGCGGAAACATCTCGAACTGATGAGGGGCAGTAGTCTTCCGCGGGGTCCGCGAATCAAAAGGAATCTCAAGCTACCACCGGGTAGTGTGGGCATTCCAGAACTGGCGATAGTCAGCGAGGAATTGAAGACTCCTACTTCCGAAGAGCAAGCTAAGCAACCAAAGTCAGTCCAAAATGAATCACTGCCCAATCATCCCGAAGAACTGAATCAGTCGAATGACAGACCCAGTGATGAGTTGGCTGTAATTTTGGGGGAGGAAGGCGCCGAGGAGGAGCTGCGTCAGAAGCAGCGGAAGCACAAGTATGCCTCTATATACGAGAAACTCCGATTCACCTTCGCGAAAGGTAGAAAATCAGCGAGTCCCTCACCCACGAAGGGCCAAATCCGGGAGGAAGTAGCCATAGATGAAGAGCCCGTCAAGGAAAACACATCCGAAGATATGGTTACTCGGAAAGAAGATTTCACATTGGAACTTCCCAAAGAGGTAATACCTAGCGCAGAAGACCTAGAAGATTCCTCACACGCCCTGCTTATATCCCCGTGCTTTGAAGCCGATGCCAAAATCCTGGACGCCCTTGAGGCAGTGGATCAAAAGTTAAAGGTGCTCAACCCCCTCAACGATGTGACCACCGCAGACGGAGAGCGGGAGCTCCTCCTGGCCGCCAACGATGACTTCGAGCAGCGCATCCTGCCCAATAGCTCCTTTGTTTACCAGGCGGCCAACAAGCAGTACTCGAATAACCAAATTCTGCTGAACCAGGCTGTCAATGTTACCCTAGTGAATGCCATCGAGGGTGAGCAGATGATTATGGAGCAGAAGCAACTGATGAAGGTCAGAGATTTGGAACTCCCGGAGAAGGGCGAAGATCAACCCCTTAAGACAGCGGAAAAATCGCTAGAGAAGAACGAAACCCTGGAGCCCGAATCCCTCTACGAACCCATCACACCTGTTATGGATGAAACCAAGACTAAAGCCCAGACATCCAGCCTCTTTAAAATATACACCAAGAAATCAGAGATTGTGGAGGACATATACCAAACGGTTGAGGAGGCATCCACTGTCGAGGTGAAGACGAATAATTGGCTGGAGGGCTACGAATCAATAGCTGGATCCCAGGAGGCACGTCCCTTGACGTACGATGGCTACGAGTCCTTCGCCCCGGAAGAGGTGGTAACTACACTCACTACTCCATCAGCCACTGGCACATTGGGCCGGAATACCCGCGATGAGTTGCCGGAACTGCCGAAGCCCAAGAGAGTACTCAACAAATCACCCATTCCCATGCGACCAGCACCTCCAAACCCAGAAGCCAAAGAGTCGGAAGAGGATGATAATATATACGACACCATCAAGGGCTGCTACGATTCCATGCACTGCAAGGCAACCTCCCACTCGTCCAGTGGAGAAGCCACACTCACCACGGACACCATTTCCCTGAGTTCCAACTGCTACGAGAGTATCTCCCACATCCGGAGAAGCCGAGTGGCAACTACTCAGAATCATGGCCAGGGTTCGGCGGGCAGTTGCATCCAACTCTCGAGCAGCGGCTCCACATTGACCATCTCCTCGGATCACAAGACCAACAGCCTCTATGAATCCTCTCTGGCGGCCGCCGGATGCGTGGTCTACGGAAGTGCCAGTGTGGGATGCAGGTCGTCCTTGGGCAGTAGTGCCGGAAGCAGGGACAGCGGAAAGCCCGGCGATAAGAGATCCTCCATAGCCGGCTCCAGTGACAACAGCGATGCCTGGGTGGACATTTCGGATGGGGAGATTGGCCACACGACGATGGAGGCGACCACCAACGAGGCCCAGTTCATTGt TGTAAGGGAAAGGTTTAAGCCACATCGCACCCGGAGTCCAGATTGGTCGAAACGCATCAGAGACAAAAGACTGCAACAGAAGAAGGCGATAAGCTGCATAGAGG CGCGGACTCCCCTTCATTGGAGCTTTTTATGA